In Ignavibacteriales bacterium, one DNA window encodes the following:
- the hydE gene encoding [FeFe] hydrogenase H-cluster radical SAM maturase HydE has protein sequence MELESILNKNELTREEIIYLLELSDFRDTRRLFEKADEVRKQYCGDEVHLRGIIEISNFCEQDCLYCGIRNGNNELERYRMQPDEIIETAKIISNIGIGTIVIQSGEDFAFDTDKIAYIIYSIKQDADVAVTLSLGEREFEEYKTWKYAGADRYLLKHETANPKLYSIYHQSQKVQDRLEHIEFLKSIGFQVGSGNLIGLPFQTTEDIADDLLLCKKLDVDMASFSPFVPSPNTPYWNKSIGSVELTLKTIAIGRILLKNTHIPATTAIATIDSLGREKALQVGANIVMPNFTPKIYREKYKIYPKKHNLIDDPIHGTVKIQRILASLGRKVSWSRGDSMKPNPDLSPIS, from the coding sequence ATGGAATTAGAAAGTATATTAAATAAAAATGAATTAACAAGAGAAGAAATAATTTATCTTCTTGAGTTATCTGATTTCAGAGATACCAGACGTCTTTTTGAAAAAGCAGATGAAGTTCGTAAACAATATTGTGGTGATGAAGTTCATCTTAGAGGAATAATTGAAATTTCTAACTTCTGCGAACAGGATTGCCTTTATTGCGGAATCCGAAATGGAAATAATGAACTTGAACGCTACAGAATGCAGCCGGATGAAATTATTGAAACCGCCAAAATTATTTCTAATATTGGGATAGGTACAATTGTAATTCAAAGTGGTGAAGATTTTGCTTTCGATACTGATAAAATTGCATATATAATTTATTCAATTAAGCAAGATGCGGATGTTGCAGTTACTTTAAGTTTAGGTGAACGGGAATTTGAAGAATACAAAACATGGAAATATGCCGGTGCAGATAGATATTTGCTTAAGCACGAAACGGCAAATCCAAAACTTTACTCAATCTATCACCAATCCCAAAAAGTGCAAGACCGACTTGAACACATAGAATTTCTAAAATCAATTGGATTTCAGGTTGGTAGTGGAAATTTGATTGGCTTACCGTTCCAAACTACAGAAGATATTGCTGATGATTTGCTGCTCTGTAAAAAATTAGATGTAGATATGGCTTCTTTTAGTCCGTTTGTACCTTCGCCGAATACTCCTTATTGGAATAAATCAATTGGAAGCGTTGAATTAACTTTAAAAACAATTGCAATAGGCAGAATACTTTTAAAGAATACTCACATTCCGGCTACAACTGCAATTGCTACAATCGATTCACTTGGTAGAGAAAAAGCATTGCAAGTTGGGGCAAACATTGTAATGCCTAATTTTACACCAAAAATCTACCGGGAAAAATATAAAATATATCCTAAGAAACACAATCTCATCGATGATCCAATTCACGGTACCGTTAAGATTCAACGCATCCTTGCATCGTTAGGCAGAAAAGTTTCCTGGTCAAGGGGCGATTCCATGAAACCAAATCCTGACTTGTCTCCAATCTCCTGA
- a CDS encoding DUF58 domain-containing protein — translation MTETTLDYRKYLDPSTVSKLNSLELKARLVVEGFLVGLHKSPYHGFSVEFSEHRPYMQGDSLKNIDWKVYGKTEKFYIKQFEEETNLVCHLILDVSKSMDYGYENNIKKLDYASMLAASLIYLMQKQQDAVGLTLYSDKIESFLPPKSSKSYLPELLRTLSQVKPTSTTKTANCLSSVAEKVKRRGLVIIISDFFDDVKSVLTALKHFRYKKNEVIVFQVLDPIERSFAFSRDAIFKDLESAEEMTTQPHQIQKAYQIAMKEFIEMIKEECLNSNIEYNLIDTSTPFDKALFSYFKKRRRLM, via the coding sequence ATGACAGAAACTACACTTGACTATAGAAAATATTTAGATCCTTCGACTGTTTCTAAACTTAATTCTCTTGAATTAAAAGCACGGCTGGTTGTTGAAGGATTTCTGGTTGGATTGCATAAAAGTCCTTACCACGGATTTAGTGTTGAGTTCAGTGAGCATCGACCTTATATGCAAGGAGATTCCCTAAAAAATATTGATTGGAAAGTTTACGGTAAAACAGAAAAATTTTATATAAAACAATTTGAAGAAGAAACCAATTTAGTTTGCCATCTTATTCTTGACGTTAGCAAATCAATGGATTATGGCTACGAAAATAATATTAAGAAATTGGATTATGCTTCTATGCTTGCCGCCAGTTTAATTTATTTGATGCAGAAGCAGCAGGATGCGGTTGGGCTTACACTATACTCAGACAAAATAGAATCTTTTCTTCCACCTAAATCTTCCAAAAGTTATTTGCCGGAGCTTCTTAGAACTTTAAGCCAGGTGAAGCCTACAAGTACTACCAAAACTGCCAATTGTCTTAGCTCTGTTGCCGAAAAAGTAAAGAGAAGAGGATTGGTAATTATCATCTCCGATTTTTTTGATGATGTAAAATCTGTGCTAACTGCACTCAAGCATTTCCGATATAAAAAGAATGAAGTAATAGTTTTCCAGGTTCTGGATCCAATTGAAAGGAGTTTTGCTTTTAGCAGAGATGCAATTTTTAAAGATTTAGAATCCGCGGAAGAAATGACAACACAACCGCACCAGATTCAGAAAGCATATCAGATTGCGATGAAAGAATTTATTGAAATGATCAAAGAAGAATGTCTTAACTCCAATATTGAGTACAATCTGATAGACACATCTACGCCATTTGATAAAGCTTTGTTCAGCTACTTTAAGAAGCGAAGAAGGTTGATGTAA
- a CDS encoding tetratricopeptide repeat protein yields MNKYFLGLSTIFAMILFFTGCSKSDKGFWDDALKFQKEGKVNEAINSYEMIVEKHSQSPLANKALFEIAKLYHGNAVKNADGKESLKKAVQYYDRIFKEYPKSEEAPKALFMKGFVQSNDFKDFDAAKITFQKFIDTYPNNELAASAKTELQTLGMQPEDILKQNLQSKK; encoded by the coding sequence ATGAATAAATACTTTTTGGGTTTATCAACTATTTTTGCAATGATATTGTTTTTTACCGGGTGCTCAAAATCAGATAAAGGTTTTTGGGATGATGCTCTGAAATTTCAAAAAGAAGGTAAAGTAAACGAAGCAATTAATTCTTATGAAATGATTGTTGAGAAACATTCCCAAAGTCCGTTGGCAAACAAGGCACTTTTTGAAATTGCAAAATTATATCATGGCAATGCAGTAAAGAATGCTGATGGAAAAGAATCCTTAAAAAAAGCAGTTCAATACTATGATAGAATATTTAAAGAATATCCTAAAAGTGAAGAAGCCCCAAAAGCATTGTTTATGAAGGGATTTGTTCAATCAAATGATTTTAAGGATTTTGATGCTGCTAAAATAACATTCCAGAAGTTCATTGATACTTATCCAAATAATGAACTGGCAGCTTCTGCAAAAACTGAATTGCAAACCTTGGGTATGCAGCCGGAAGATATTTTAAAGCAAAATCTGCAATCAAAAAAATGA